From one Mytilus edulis chromosome 1, xbMytEdul2.2, whole genome shotgun sequence genomic stretch:
- the LOC139524631 gene encoding integrase/recombinase xerD homolog, with protein sequence MHFIIIIYMNTCLIFLYWVTHFSEVFKTRRWNDIDSFRQSQSPAMQLLVDQIPSFCLSSRAANTQRQYRYVFNAFCKWCLSINFSNTLPASVISVASYLVYLTNIGKSTSSINEAVYAISWAHRLAGVENPCKSDLVISVKEGSLRSVGHIVVKKEPITPEILYQIVMLYGNDKSNLKDVRIACMCLISFAGFLRYSELANLTRNNIVFHDSYISLLIESSKTDIYREGRDVLISKTDKITCPVKMLMKYLDLANIKSDSNDLIFRPLSFCKSVNGYKLRNGKLSYTTARDILLSTLTSIGLDKKYFGLHSLRSGGATAAANAHVEDRIFKKHGRWKSDRAKDGYVKENISERLTVTKNLGI encoded by the coding sequence atgcattttattataataatttatatgaatACTTGTTTAATTTTCCTTTATTGGGTAACACATTTTTCAGAAGTTTTCAAAACCAGAAGATGGAATGATATTGATTCTTTTCGTCAGTCTCAATCTCCAGCCATGCAGCTCCTGGTAGACCAGATACCTTCCTTTTGTTTGTCATCTAGAGCAGCTAACACTCAACGACAGTATAGATATGTTTTCAACGCTTTTTGTAAGTGGtgtttatctattaatttttCAAACACGTTACCTGCTTCAGTTATTTCTGTCGCATCGTATTTAGTTTATTTGACTAATATTGGTAAATCTACTAGCAGTATAAATGAAGCTGTTTATGCTATAAGTTGGGCTCATAGATTAGCCGGAGTTGAAAATCCGTGTAAATCGGATTTGGTTATTTCTGTGAAGGAAGGATCTTTGAGATCTGTTGGACACATTGTGGTTAAGAAAGAACCTATAACACCAGAAATTTTGTATCAAATCGTTATGCTTTATGGTAACGATAAATCTAATCTGAAAGATGTTAGAATAGCATGTATGTGCCTTATAAGTTTTGCTGGATTTTTGAGGTATTCAGAAttagcaaatctgacaagaaataatattgtttttcatgATTCGTACATAAGTTTACTGATAGAGAGTAGTAAAACTGATATTTACCGTGAGGGTAGAGATGTACTCATTTCAAAAACGGACAAAATTACATGTCCCGTTAAAATGTTGATGAAATATTTAGATTTAGCAAACATCAAGTCGGACAGTAATGATTTGATTTTTCGTCCTTTATCTTTTTGTAAATCTGTAAATggttacaaattaagaaatggTAAGCTTTCTTATACTACTGCAAGAGACATTCTGTTATCTACTTTAACATCTATTGGTTTAGACAAAAAGTATTTTGGTTTGCATAGTTTGAGGTCCGGAGGCGCCACTGCTGCTGCAAATGCGCACGTGGAAGATAGAATCTTCAAAAAACATGGTCGCTGGAAATCAGACCGGGCTAAGGACGGATATGTCAAAGAGAACATCAGTGAACGTCTAACAGTAACTAAAAATTTAGGAATTTAA
- the LOC139524622 gene encoding uncharacterized protein — protein sequence MRLILSSNQKGTVFSFDLMRTFWMALTKSTRISYLLLLPFLLLLVIWYVNLKKETNSSGSLITPLGDGLRLENMKVTISLKMMRTRKRFARLRLEPSKLLRRKRPALSRIQLDLLQQLGVSLLPLLLPQLTTSVDINSPFVAALHGVSRAPWTSVTTASSMVTGKETAHSTLSQPQLLHPVTSHPNSNDTVTVNDKYLDISLLSSSYECNNDELDEFMLQVQFLEKLEFSASHNFKGVKGRLAKHYDFWVKIGANDFVLDTIKNGYVIPFLVPPPSMHMKNNKSAVTNSEFVEKAVLELVDSGCAYEVPFTPYIVNPLSVATNKSGKKRLILDLSILNKSVKKERFKFEDWKTAIQFFKKGSYLFKFDLKSGYHHYDICPQQQTFLGFSWNNKYYCFSVLVFGLASSPYLFTKCLRSMVKYWRQNSIDIVLYLDDGFGMASDYELCRKDSDFVKKSLEEAGFLVNVEKSVFEPTQKLEWLGITWDSARFCISIPERRLNDLLQSIDEILDRFLFFSARQLAQVTGKIISLSPVLGNLTRLMTRYCYLCIVQRLSWDKLLQIVYPAEILNELKFWKSNVVTLNKKKLAMYSPSSIVIFSDASNVACGAYTVELENKIFHKMWNELERCKSSTWREMRAIEQALLSFSTLFMGKSLKWFTDNQNCVRIVQAGSMKEDLQNLAYSIFCICKEHNILIELQWIPRTLNSKADYISKMSDHEDWQISNEFFEFLESLWGPFTVDRFASVMNNKTKMFNSLFWNPNAEAVDAFTQNWNGENNWLVPPIYSVIRTIKHLIYCKAKGSLIVPRWVSSPFWSYIFNKNLTYKAYVKDVLEFKETNRIYSKGSSPKCIFGTEKFLSTVLAVRLDASL from the coding sequence ATGAGGCTAATATTAAGTTCAAATCAGAAGGGAACCGTATTCAGTTTCGATTTAATGAGAACATTTTGGATGGCCTTAACAAAATCCACAAGGATCTCGTATCTGTTGCTTCTCCCCTTTCTTCTATTACTGGTGATTTGGTATGTAAACTTAAAGAAAGAAACAAACTCATCAGGATCGCTGATAACTCCACTGGGGGATGGGCTACGGTTAGAGAATATGAAAGTAACGATATCGCTGAAAATGATGAGGACGAGAAAAAGATTCGCCAGGCTGAGACTAGAGCCCTCAAAACTATTAAGGAGAAAAAGACCCGCCCTCAGCCGTATTCAGCTAGACCTTCTCCAGCAGTTGGGAGTATCGCTACTGCCACTGCTCCTCCCCCAGCTTACGACTTCAGTCGATATCAACAGCCCTTTCGTAGCAGCACTGCACGGCGTGAGCCGTGCCCCATGGACATCTGTCACTACTGCAAGCAGTATGGTCACTGGAAAAGAAACTGCCCACTCAACTTTAAGTCAGCCACAGCTTCTGCACCCAGTTACCAGCCATCCAAACAGCAATGATACAGTTACTGTTAATGATAAGTATCTAGATATAAGTTTATTATCTTCTAGCTATGAATGCAATAACGATGAACTTGATGAATTTATGTTACAAGTTCAATTTCTTGAAAAATTAGAGTTTTCTGCTAGTCATAACTTTAAAGGTGTTAAAGGCAGGCTTGCAAAACATTACGATTTTTGGGTTAAGATTGGAGCtaatgattttgttttagatacaaTTAAAAACGGTTATGTAATCCCTTTTTTAGTGCCTCCCCCTAGTATGcacatgaaaaacaataaatctgCTGTTACTAACTCAGAATTTGTGGAAAAAGCCGTTTTAGAATTAGTTGATTCTGGATGTGCATATGAAGTTCCCTTTACGCCTTATATTGTTAATCCTTTATCAGTTGCCACCAATAAGTCCGGAAAAAAGAGGTTAATATTggatctttcaattttaaataaatccGTCAAAAAAGAGAGATTTAAATTTGAAGACTGGAAAACAgctattcaatttttcaaaaaaggTTCTTATCTGTTTAAGTTCGATTTAAAGTCTGGTTATCATCATTACGACATTTGTCCTCAGCAACAAACGTTTCTTGGTTTTTCCTGGAATAACAAGTATTACTGtttttcagttttagtttttggtcTAGCTTCTAGCCCTTACTTATTTACGAAATGTTTGAGATCTATGGTCAAATATTGGAGACAAAATTCGAttgatattgttttgtatttagaTGATGGTTTTGGAATGGCTTCGGATTACGAATTATGTCGGAAAGATTCCGATTTTGTCAAAAAATCACTAGAAGAGGCTGGTTTtttagtcaatgtagaaaaatcTGTTTTTGAACCTACCCAAAAGTTAGAATGGTTAGGAATCACTTGGGATTCTGCTCGATTCTGCATTTCTATTCCCGAAAGAAGATTAAATGATTTGTTACAGTCTATAGATGAAATTTTAGacagatttttgtttttctctgCTAGGCAATTAGCACAAGTGACTGGTAAGATCATTTCTTTATCACCAGTTCTCGGAAATTTGACTAGATTGATGACAAGATATTGTTACTTGTGCATCGTGCAAAGATTGAGCTGGGATAAATTATTACAAATAGTTTATCCAGCTGAGATTTTGAATGAGCTTAAGTTCTGGAAATCCAATGTggttactttgaataaaaagaaattggCTATGTACAGCCCTTCTTCAATAGTAATTTTTTCAGATGCTAGTAATGTAGCCTGTGGGGCTTATACTGTAGAATTGGAAAATaagatttttcacaaaatgtgGAACGAATTAGAAAGATGTAAAAGCTCCACCTGGAGAGAGATGAGAGCAATCGAACAGGCCCTTTTGTCGTTTAGTACTCTATTTATGGGCAAAAGTTTAAAATGGTTTACTGATAACCAAAATTGTGTACGTATAGTACAAGCTGGAAGTATGAAGGAAGATTTACAAAATCTTGCCTAttctattttttgtatttgtaaagaGCATAATATATTAATTGAATTACAATGGATTCCCCGCACATTGAATTCAAAGGCAGATTACATTAGCAAAATGAGTGATCATGAGGATTggcaaatttcaaatgaattttttgaatttttagaaaGTTTATGGGGACCTTTTACTGTTGACAGGTTTGCTAGCGTGATGAATAACAAGACAAAAATGTTTAACTCACTTTTCTGGAATCCGAACGCAGAAGCTGTAGATGCGTTTACACAAAATTGGAATGGAGAAAATAATTGGCTTGTCCCCCCTATTTATTCAGTTATACGCACAATTAAACATCTGATTTACTGTAAGGCTAAAGGGTCTTTAATTGTTCCAAGATGGGTATCTTCGCCATTCTGgtcatatatttttaataaaaacttgactTACAAAGCTTATGTTAAAGATGTGCTAGAATTTAAAGAAACGAATAGAATCTATTCAAAAGGAAGTAGTCCGAAGTGTATCTTTGGAACTGAAAAATTTTTATCAACTGTTCTCGCAGTTAGATTAGACGCTAGTCTGTGA